The window CAATAGTATCTCAATCAAGTTGTGAATCAAAATATCATGCTATGGATCTGGCTGCAGCCAATGTTAAATTGTTCATTAATCTTCTTCAAGATCTCAGAGTATTTCTATCCTTACCTCTTATCTTGCTTCgtaataataaaagtttaattataaatattacaacaccAACAAAGGTTGCGAAGGTGATTTCAAAATCTCTTTACGTCTCCATATATACCAAATGACTTCTGttacattattaatttttcatcCTGCCTCTTTGTAATCTCGTAAAGTTTGATTGAATTCTATATGCATTGAAAAAATGGAATGATAATTGTACGAGGATAGAGTATGTTGTtgcaatatcaaaattaaaaactaacatATGCTTGAATTATGAGAACTATTGTTTTGGCGGACAAATTCTATGAAAAGCTGGAAGCCTGTAACCAGTTTATAGTTGGCATATGATATGTTTACTCCCTATAAATTTCTCTctcaagttttttgtttttttggtagaATATCTCTCAAGTTAACAACATGACAAGCAGATTTTCTGTTCACTAGTTCCATTGGATAGAGTACACGATTGCATATTATATGAGCCGTACGTAtcaatcttggtgttgagatttATTGCATTgcaattgatatatatatatataaacctaatgATGACTTTCAACTACCAAAACATCCATACAAGAGAGACTGAATCATAAATAGTGAAAATAAGGGAGCATAAAATATGTGTACCATTATCATCCTTATCGCTTTGCATAATGACGTGCAAATCGCTCCCCCAAATGCTGGGCAGAGTCACTTTCTGCTTCAAGAAAGCGCACCACCTTGATAGGAACCGTTCACAAAAGTACTTGAACGCGTTAGAAAGATTGGAAATACATGGAGaaacagaatatatatatatataatcgaaACATGTAATGTGTGGATAGAGAAAGGAGGTGCATGAACTACTGTGAAGCAAAGCAACATCCTGGTAAAGATGTTTCCATGAATACCCCAAACACTCAATAGTTCATAAACATTCCTGCTCAAACATTTTTCAGAGCAACTTAATTTGAAGAATCAAAGTCCAAATACCTCGCCCATCGATGGTCGCATTTCAGGGCTTCTTTGCACACACAAGTAAGCTGTTTTAGCCATGAGGTACAATTCATATGTATCATATGTATCTCCAATACGAGGGTCAATGAGTTCATGTAGTGCAAGGCGCTCAATCAGTGGTTTTGCCTAAATTCATCATACAAAGAATAGAAACAAGTCAGACgaaaaaagtaaaagatgaTATAGCATACATGTATTGGAATTGGATAGAAGTTGaaacaaaaaggaagaaaacttTATCATTTCCAGAAGCAACAGAAACAAACCACTGACGTACCCACTGTCTAATGGATTGTTTTCCTTCCTCCCTTTTCTCATCAACTACTTTGCGTCCTGATATTAGTTGCAAGAGAACAATGCCAAATGCATAGACATCTGTTCTTACAGAAACTATACCATTCTCTGCGTACTCTGGAGCAAGGTATCTACAAGAACCAAAAGCTGGCTTGACATCGTTTAAATGGTATAATTAGGCATAAAATATGCCCATCAAGAGTAAAATGTGCAGTTCTGAAGATAGGAAAGAGTACAGAAGATCTACCCAAGTGTGCCAAGCACCCTTGTCTGCTCAGGGTCATCGCCAGTTTTCCATCTTGCAAGGCCAAAATCTCCAAGCTGTGTAGACAAAATCATTTCATTAACTACCCCAAGCCAAACCTTTGACTCCATCTATAAACTgtatttcaaatcaataaaacaaactCAAAGATCTCTATCATCAATGCATTTATCATACATCCCCTCCCCACCTCCTTCTGAGTTAATATCTTAAAATAGAGCACATAAAATCtcataattttgtaaaaaataacatagtacATACACAGATGACCTTCTCCAGCACAGTTATGttcatgaaactgaaaaaaatatcagcTTTCCAATGACAGGACACACAAGTTTGTCCAATTTGAAATGGATTAAGGTTATGGAACGTATATTACTAGTTAATTTAACCATTGACAGGATCACATGTCACTCCACATGCAAGACTGCAACCAATGGAACACTGAGAAAAGCTATAGTGCAGTGAAGTAACAGCCAGGAGTACAGGCAAAATTAGACATAAAATCTACCTATACCACTGTCAATGACACACGGATAAGTTCCTTCTGTATTCAcccaaaattaacattttacatGAAATGTTTTTTCCTATTTCTCTTTTTACATGCATCCATATGCTCTATAAACAAGATATATGAAGACTCATATTTGGAGGAAAACGGCAAGAACTATAAACAAAGATAATAGGATGTGGCATAGAATGTCACCATTGGAACAAAGTCATGTGTGAGAAGTATATTGCTTGGTCGCATGTCTCGATGTATGATAGGACCGCCACGACACTCTTCATGCAGAAAACGCAACCCTTTAGCAGTTCCAATGGCAATAGCAAGTCTTTGGTGCCACTCAAGcatattttcagttttatctataaaaacGATACAAGTAGTAAGTTTATGCTTAGATTAGTATTGTGAAGAAGAAAAGTCATTCGAAGAACTAATAAAGATTGAAATGAATGATTTTGGGCTTCTAGGATCAATAATGACTCACCAAATAAATGCCAATATAAGGACTTGTTGCAAATATACTCGTAAACCAAAATGTTAAGGTTCTCCTTGCAGCAAAAACCCAATAGCATTACAATGTTCTTGTGACGGGCAAAATTTAACACATATACCTCAGATTGAAATTCTGTAAATCCTTGCGTGCTTGCTTCTTTGCGTACCTTTGCTGCAATTTGCTGCCCATCTTGTAGTTTACCTTTATATACATGGCCATAACCTCCTTCTCCTAGCAAGTTATCCTTCGAAAAATCATCCGTGGCCAACTGAATCTCAGAAAAATTGAATCTCATGGAATCCTTGATATACAGTTCAGTCCTTGCCCCACAGCCAGAACAAAGAATCGGCGCTTCTGAGGCTTTATATCGTGAGACATTTTTCAGGTGCTTTTGGATAGTTGTATTAGAAGCAGATGGAGCTGAAAGGCATTAATTATAACAAgaatcattatatatttttctgaaGAACTAACTATGAATTAGAGCACACTTGTGTCAATAGGCAGCCCTAACTACCAATACTTCCTTAGGAATGGGGAAAAGTAAACTATCTATCAAGCATCACAAATATTTTCCCGGTCGCTGCATGCCTATACTTCTCACCTCTGCAGATGCATGAGCTATGACCGAGTGAACACAGACATCATACAAATTGTTGCTGCAATAGCTGCGTGGATATAAACTTTTTTGGAATAACATAAGTTAGTTCCACTCCAGTAACTAACATATTAAACTTAACACAGCCCCTTCAAATGAAACTGaatgatttttctgtttgttGCAAGAAGTTTGGTTTGATCTGGTATTTCTAGTCTACCCAAATAATTGTGGTTCCATACATTTGTCTCATATTTTCAAACTAGTGATCATATTTTGTTACTTATTCACCATTAGAATCATATCCAAGCACCATTCTTGTTTGTTTCTATTGAACAGGTTTGATTTTCAAGATGTTTCAGAAAGCACACTGCCTGGCTGTCCAGTACATTTGAGGAGGCAGAAACAATGAAGGATCTATTAAAAACAGATCACAGCCTTGGGCATGCTACACATATTAaacacaacacaaaaaaaatacctcTAAAGCATTCGCTCTCTAGCTATCAATTTTCTGAGATATCGGGGAACTTCTTTGTTACTCCAGTGACATCATTGTGGCAATGATTTATGAGagatattttaattgctatcaCCTTTGTTTCAAATGAGATCAATGCATCATAAATTAGTATAAGAATATATTAGAGATAAGCCTGTCAAAGAACCAATGCAACGGCTctaggatataatttatattcttaGTTAATGAAGATCCATTCACAGATAGTTACTAAATGAAAGATCTAAATCTAACACCAAGTAGAAATCATGAAAAGTCCAAAGTGCATGCATTAACATTTCTAGACGAAGAATAATAGAAAACTACTGTACAAAAGAAGAGTTATGAAGCATATCAGATTTCTAAGATGGGGACAGCATTGCATGGCATAAAAAATTGGTTGTATTGCACATTGAAGGCACAAGGTGCAGACATGGATTCAAAATGTTTAGTCAAGTATGAGAGTGAAAAATTAATTGGCGTGCTAACCTGATTTTTCTGGCTTAGCAGAAGAACCAAAATCAAGAGAATTTTTGtgctcatttgatttatatgaagAAGAAGGTAGAAAGCTGGCCGGCATATCGGAGCTTTCAAGTgaattgaaaaatgatgaaaagctTCCGCTAGAGATTACTGACTCCTTGTAGCTTTCGTTGGTTGGAGAATTCAAAACTGGAACGGGTTTGGACATGGAATAGAACAACTTTTGCTCTACAGCATCTGTTTCAGCTGTAGTGTGAGGTTTCTCAAATATTACCACCGATAAGTTATCTTGAATCAGTGCAACCTTGCAGGGAATCTGTTTTAGGTAAAACCTCAAATCTTTTCTAAGATGCCTGTCCAGGTATGCAAGTTACTACGGATGTcaataggaaaaagaaaaacaaaaaatagaataattcaAGCAACTGATAATAGCATACATCTATGGTGTGAAAATTATACATGAACATCaaggaatttattgaaagatgatgaagaaataaATAGTGAATTGAATTCCTTAGAACATGAGTTCAAGGAACTCCTTGAAGATTAGTTCTGCAGTTTTCATGAAAGTGAATTATCACGagttgggaaaaaaaacaaaaaaacacaaagaaatgaGTAGAAAAATCCATAAGGATTGATGGGATTAATCTTTGCTTATTTAGAGgatattataaaatatcttttgatGTCATTTATTGCTTCTATCTGAAATGTCTGTGACTATAGTTGAAGTGATTATTGTAAGTTACAATATAACAACTGAGTTTggtataagaatttttttttttaatcaaaaaacttTCAATTCCTTTATCATTAATTGTAAGGCAAAGCACGAGggaattaaaacaagaaaacactGGAGAAGGCATTAAGAGCTGAACGCAGCAGTAAAAGAGAAAAACTACCTGTCAAGCACAACCCATGTTGCATTACACGCTACAGCTTCTTGCACAACAACCTGCTTTGTGGGAGTCCCAGCAGAAATTTTAACTTCGATGCTGACCTGTTTGAGGAGGGAAAACAAGTATTCATCCCTAGAAATGAGGAAAATAAGAATTGAAACTGAATGCCACTCCATAAGGAAATCAGTCCTAATATCAGGAACGCTTACAAATACATACATAAGAATAACTGAGTGAAGCCCTAATAGGTCCCCCGCATAGTAAAGATGCAGTTTATGTAACTTTATGGTTGATAACGATGCAATAAGCAAGAAACTCATGATGTAGAAAATTTGTTGAAAGCATTGATAGCGCTCTTATGAGGAGAATCACTCGGATCGCTCCTATGTAAATTAACATCATATCTATGCTAAAGATAAAAGAACATGTATTAATTACCCCTTCATCTTCACAAACTTCAGCACTTTGCAGGAGCATGTTGACATACGCATCAAGTTTCTTTGTGATTTCCTCTTCTATGTGCCGTTTGCTTGCTCCAGCAAAAGAGTCAGAACATACTTTGAGTTGATAACCCACTATGCCAACacaaaatgggaaaaaaaaatggaaggtaaatcaaaacaaaatccgTTCTCCCTTCTCATAATAGCAAAAGATTTTGCAAACAACAGCAGCATTCTGCCAGGCATTTTTCTATTATGAATAACGCAATACCAGAGAAAGGAACTGCTAGCTATATGAAAACCTTTCCCATTTCAGTAAAGTAAACCTCATTTACAAACAGTGAAAGGAATTGAAAAGCCAATGAGTAATATAACACACACCGAGACAGAAAATCAAACACTTACATGGATGAAGCACTCTATGAAGAACTCCATGAACAACAAGGGTATCACCACCTCGAAGAATGTCACCTCTCATTCTCACTGCATCGATAGTGAGCTTAAGCTCGTGGACTCCCCGATCCTTAGTAGCATCATAAGCTATCACAACATGAGAGGGCGAAATTGGACTCTCCATGTATAGAAAAAACCAAGTTAAACTCCcaagttgaattttcttttaaacctCACCCAGTATTTAAGGCACTTGGTGATGTGTATGGCCTTGAAAGACAGGTATAATAAAAGGGTTCGTCAAAAAAATGTCGAAACACATGGTTTTGACATGGAGATTAAGATTGGTGagccaatgatgttttgttatgTTTCTGAGACTTTGTGATCTGTGCGAAACTGTTTGTGTTTGGTTCATCGGAGAATCGAAAAGATTCGGGAATATTCCACAAAAATGCTTCGGATATCCAAAAATGCGCGGGAGATGTGTAATTTTGCCGTCGAAGACAGTTACAAAGAGAAGATTGCGAGGTAGTGAAAGACAAAAACTTGTTTCGTTTGCTTTGTTACCACTCGGTCTTTCTCCTTGGTTTCTCCGAActctctgttttgtttttattttttgaattctgACTGCTAGACATGGTCTTCTtatgggattttatttttattttttttcttctttaaatttcatttcGAGGCCATTGGAGCTTGGAGGACCTCCGGGTAAAAATTTAAGGGGAGAATGCTGATTTGCACTTGGCATATTTTAGGGCTGACATGTTGAACATTTTAGTAAAGGAGTTAAAAAGATCATAATTGAAAATTTGGAGGACCACCCAATGTTATTGGCCCTGGATTTAGATAAACCTGGTCTATGAAAAATGATCATTCTATAACTCAATTGAGGTTTAATTACTAATCTATAATctttctatattattatttgcttgatTGTGATTTTCTTCAGCGtggtttttggttatttttgttTGCAATTTCATTAGAAGTGGCTTTCTCTTTATAAAAATGATCAGGTCTCACTCCTTCGTTTGTTTTCATGTATTATTTCATGATCAGGCCCGGGCCctgcaatacttttttttttttaatatattgagtAATTAGGTAATTAAATAGGAGaaagtgttatattttttattttaaaaaggtgaCTCTTCTAAATTaagtgtgattttatttttgattttctttgaatttattctTGATCCAtatatggaaaagaaaaaaatataaaggtattattttgtgaaataaaaaacagagccaCCAATTTACCCTAATATAAATCATGCAGccaatcaaaaacataaatcgCGAGCAAACTTTTTCTATAAAAAGATTGAAGTAGAGctactaattaatttatctttcataaaaaaaataaggtaacttaaatttaaaatatatttttgttttgttttgagatgtttattaataatttaataaggttttttttaataattctatcatttttgctcttttttttcttagatttgctagttctatcaatttttttttgcattcttgttctattgatttttttttaattaattagatatattttattggtttgttttgattatgcttggattttttttatgttttgtttttagcagaactgtcaaaattatcaattttttcttacaatatatgttttgattttaggttgaactatgaacaaaataagaagaattaattattttttcaaaaaaaaagaaaaaaatattgataactcacagcctactgaacgagctttttcagcgataaagattgttaaaataagacttcgcaatcggatggaggatgattttcttgcaaattatttgattgtctatatagaaaaagaaattgctgaaagattcataattgatatgataatcgatgAATTCTATTATATGAAAGAACAacgagcacaattaaaataaatatttaagaattattttttattattttttgctttatttcaaagtttatcaaacataaataatgttttattttagctaatgtttcttatatactttgtatgtttatatttgataggtataaagaccaacaacattaaagtgatggatatattatgaaaataaaattaacttcattgctttgactcaatttggtaTTGTTCCAAACATTTTACCTTATACAAaggttattatatatttgtagtaagttatttgaataaaactaaattatataggttttgttttacaactcatgtataataaattaaaacaaatattatattttattatataaattttgatccccCTAACAAATAATCCTAGCTCCGCCCTGATTATGAACATTACAGTTCGAAACTTTACAGCTGCATCACcctctctttattttcttattttctgtTTACGTGAGATGTTGATTAGATGTTGCTTGTTACAGGCTTACTATTTCATTGCAGTGAATATTAACGAAACTATCTCTTATCTTCTCAGTATGTCTCAGATGTTCTACAGTGGGACATCAGAGGGATAGTCCTGAGGATGTGCATAGATGGTTTCTCTGAGTTGTTTCTCTTGCTCGCAAAGATTTGGTGGTGGAATATCATAGACATCAGAGAACAAGTACTTGAGTGGAGGCTTCTCTGTTTTCTCTGCCACTTGAATCACTTGCAGAAGCTGCGAGAAGattaaagaaaacttgaacTGTGACCTACTAAAATATGTTGAACAATGAAGAAGATGCTTATATGGAAAATTCTGTCAACTTTCACCTGCTTCTTGATGCTGCTTCTGAGCTCTGATTCTTTCTCCTCACTCCACCAGCCATTTCTTTCCACCCATTTTCTGAATCTATTTACAGGATTCCGTTCCTTTTTCCAGTAGTCGATTTCATCAACTGGCCGATACTTCGTGGAATCATCAGATGTGGAGTGGTGTCCTACTCTATATGAAAGGGCCTGAAGGTTTACATGCTTGTTAATTTTCAGGATGatataaaaaggtttttttggcAATTGTGAGTTTCAGAAGCGATCCATGTCTCGGATGCTGGCAAGAAAATCCTACAATGAAGTTCAATCTCACCTCAACTAATACAGGCCTTTGCTTACTTATGGCCATTTCGCGAGCTTCATGAATTGCACTGTAGACAGCAAGAGCATCGTTTCCGTCCACCCGGATGCTTCGGATTCCATAAGCTGGACCCCTGACAACAATGCCATCGCCTGCAGAACATATGCTATATAAGCAAGcatgaaaattatttatcaCACAGTATACTTTACATGCAATTCAGGATCAGAAGATGCTCCCAGTTTCCCTTTCAGGACTCTTGATAGACATGACCAAGAGTATATGCCTATTCCAGGTGACAAGAGAGGTAAACTACTTAAACAAAGAAGAAACTAGTATGCACTCAGTTTACatagacaaataaataaaaaaaagaatggttaGTTTACTCAGGTCCAGATAATGTGATTTGTTTGGTCTACATGGACCTGTAGAAGTTACTTGTAAGCTGTATCAAAGGAAATCTTgtacttgaaaataaaactgGAAGCGGAAGAAGAGAAGTGATCAAAATAGTACTTCGAAATTGTTCTGATATATGGGTACTAATGGCCCAGCCATTGTTGCGACAGATGAAGACCACTGGGGCTTCTGTCACTGCTGCAAAGTTCAAAGCAGCATGAAAATCTCCCTGACAAATTAGTTACCGATTAGAAATTGGACTGCAAAATCACAAAATCCTAGAGGAAGAAGTAAAAAGGCTAAAGAACTTGTTGTGTTATTACCTCACTGGTACCACCATCTCCAGTATATGTGACAACACATGAATCCTTTTTGTCCATTTTAAGAGAATAAGCAATACCTACAGCTTGAGGAAGTTGAGTTCTGACAAGCAGCATAAATAGTAATCAAGAACATTTGATTATATTACGAGCGTAACATTGATTGACATTAAGAGATCATATGAGAAAGTTATTTGCAATTGCTTATGGGATGGATATATTACGCTATAGGTGACGAAATTGTGACGAAATTGTGCTTCTTAGACCCATAATGTATGGGCATCTGCCTCCCTTTCCCATAATCATACTTGTTTCCAAAGCATTGGTTGGCAAATTCTTGAATTGTGAAACCACGCCATAATAGAATCCCAGGCTCTCGGTACTGACAGTGCATCAGATGGATCAATGCCTTGCTTAATACTATTGACGTGACAATTTGGCCTGAAACTGGGAATTTAAGCATCTAATGTAACAAATGTTGTACCTGAGGCAAGATAATATCATCTGCACTTAGTGCAGCTGCCGATGCAATGTTTATTGCTTCTTCACCAGTTGAGGTCAGGTAGAAGGAAATTCTCCCTTGGCGCTGTGCCTCATAGAATACGGTATCCATCATCTGAAGGCTGACCATGTTACTATAAATCTTCACTGCAACTTCCTCGCTCAACTAAAAAAACGTCATGCACAAGCAGCAAACATTAAACAACTCGTGATGCTGTACTTGCTGCTAGATTTAACGGTCGTGGATTATTTCTTTTAGATGGAAAAATTATACCTGTTCATAATCACTGCCTATGATTATTTCTCCATTGTCATCAAGAACACGATAACAGGGTACTCTCTTCCCATTGGACTCCGATAAGAATCTCATTTCAGGTATGTACGTGACCTTCCCGCCAGGAAAATCCAAGGCCTAAACCAGAAAgatatcttttcaattttgaagTCATTGGAACATCATGAGTTCAATTTTCAAAATCCATAAAGGTCTCACATGAACTAACAGGAGAGACAAGGAAAGATTTGATTAAATAACCATCCATTTGGCGCACACTCTCTAAAAACtaagaagagaagaaagttgTGAGTTTACAATAAGGTATGTGTCTGCACAATaagttcatttaaaaatatgatcGTCGtagaagcattttttttatatgctaaaaaacaaattaatccaCTCATGCGGCTCACCAATCTAGTTTTATTAGCGAGAGTACTAATTGGGCACAACGTTCTGGACCAAGATGAGCTTAAACTGTACGAAACTTGAGTCAGAGAGGCCAGGACCAATAAGATGAACTTCAATTAGGGGTACCCATACGACAGTCAACAGACTAAAGCCCAGGCCTAAATTAGCTGGAAGTGTGGAACTCCAATACAACTTTCAAGAATCAGCACCCCTAATACACGTCTTTTTTCCTTGTCGTTTATATTTTGCTTTTGCCTTTGCTGGTCCAGCCTCCAAATAAATAGGTGTAAAAATCACAGAAGGGTCTCTTTTTTTGACAGCGATGCGAGTTTGTGACCTTAGATATGTGCTCAGCCAGTCAATTATTTCTAAGAGATCGAGTCCCAACTGGTCAACGTCAATGGAAACAGAGAGTTTGGATAACGATATGAGAGTGAGGCTATGCCGTCGTTTTTGTGCAGCGTACCAAGATGTTTTTGGTAAGAGATCACTAACTTGGGGACCCATAACAGCTTGAACTATGTTTGTCCGCAATATAGAAAGTACTGGTTCTCCAAAAATATTCTTACATCACCTGGCTAATAACTAGATGTCATGATAGTGCGATGCTTGGGACTTGTGATATATTTATACATGGTTGtaagtttatgaaaaaaataaaaaaaaaatatatgaaaaaaaactgttgtaatttataatatttttaaggaaaaaattataaagtttaattttaaatcagtttaatatttaaaaaatagaatgaacaaaaacaattttgaaaaaaatcataacaaaaaaaataaaaggaaataaaccatataagaaaacactgtagcaatctatagtgtttcatgagaaaatctatagttgtaattcttaattagttcaatattaaaaataataaaatcgataaatataattttgaaaaaattataacaaaaataatcatgtgggaacactgtagcaattcacagtgtttcaaagaaaaaaactacgaagttaaattctcaaccagctaaatatgaaaaaaataaaatcaataaagacaatttaaaaaaaaatcataaaaaaatcatgtgcaGAAACATTGTAGTAATCTGTagtgttttaaaagaaaaaaatacaaagctaaattctcaactaactccatattaaaaaaattaaatcaacaaaaacaatttaaaaaacaaaaataaaaaaagaagaagacaattttggggaaaaaaagggaaaaaaaaaacccatgtagagaaacattgtagtaatccataatgttttaaagaaaaaactacataactaaatttttaaccagttcaatattaaaaaaaacaaagataatttttttaaaaaaaatcttggtaaaaaaaaatgtaaaacaaaaaaaaagggaaaagggaaA is drawn from Populus nigra chromosome 5, ddPopNigr1.1, whole genome shotgun sequence and contains these coding sequences:
- the LOC133693433 gene encoding probable serine/threonine-protein kinase PBL21; its protein translation is MESPISPSHVVIAYDATKDRGVHELKLTIDAVRMRGDILRGGDTLVVHGVLHRVLHPLGYQLKVCSDSFAGASKRHIEEEITKKLDAYVNMLLQSAEVCEDEGVSIEVKISAGTPTKQVVVQEAVACNATWVVLDRHLRKDLRFYLKQIPCKVALIQDNLSVVIFEKPHTTAETDAVEQKLFYSMSKPVPVLNSPTNESYKESVISSGSFSSFFNSLESSDMPASFLPSSSYKSNEHKNSLDFGSSAKPEKSAPSASNTTIQKHLKNVSRYKASEAPILCSGCGARTELYIKDSMRFNFSEIQLATDDFSKDNLLGEGGYGHVYKGKLQDGQQIAAKVRKEASTQGFTEFQSEVYVLNFARHKNIVMLLGFCCKENLNILVYEYICNKSLYWHLFDKTENMLEWHQRLAIAIGTAKGLRFLHEECRGGPIIHRDMRPSNILLTHDFVPMLGDFGLARWKTGDDPEQTRVLGTLGYLAPEYAENGIVSVRTDVYAFGIVLLQLISGRKVVDEKREEGKQSIRQWAKPLIERLALHELIDPRIGDTYDTYELYLMAKTAYLCVQRSPEMRPSMGEVVRFLEAESDSAQHLGERFARHYAKR
- the LOC133693831 gene encoding 2-oxoisovalerate dehydrogenase subunit alpha 1, mitochondrial-like encodes the protein MPVWFAKSRAISHHLNRKVMGFMGILHQNFWTSSCSRHPSSLSSIFIPAGIHEDHSTPHVFPFNSSITTRFSLQRFKSTKAASQLEQLYSTDDDDHDTSQALDFPGGKVTYIPEMRFLSESNGKRVPCYRVLDDNGEIIIGSDYEQLSEEVAVKIYSNMVSLQMMDTVFYEAQRQGRISFYLTSTGEEAINIASAAALSADDIILPQYREPGILLWRGFTIQEFANQCFGNKYDYGKGRQMPIHYGSKKHNFVTISSPIATQLPQAVGIAYSLKMDKKDSCVVTYTGDGGTSEGDFHAALNFAAVTEAPVVFICRNNGWAISTHISEQFRSDGIVVRGPAYGIRSIRVDGNDALAVYSAIHEAREMAISKQRPVLVEALSYRVGHHSTSDDSTKYRPVDEIDYWKKERNPVNRFRKWVERNGWWSEEKESELRSSIKKQLLQVIQVAEKTEKPPLKYLFSDVYDIPPPNLCEQEKQLRETIYAHPQDYPSDVPL